In Nostocoides sp. HKS02, the DNA window CTCCTGGTCCGTCGTGCGACGCGGTCGACGTGCCTTCCGCCACCGAACATCCGCTCGAGGTGGTGAGCAACGATCGACCACACGAGGGTGGCACCCATGACTCCCAGCAGTACGCCCGCGATCGGGACGACGCCCGCCGTCCGGTTGCGGTCGCCGTACCAGAGTCGCGTGATCTGCCGGAGGTCGGGATTGCGGCTCGTCGCCGTGACGACATCGATCGCGACGGCGACCAGGTAGACGAGCGGAATCCAGAGCGTTCGCCAGCGACGACACGACATCGCGAGGCCGACGAGGACAAGTGCCGCGACGACCAGGCCAGGAGTGGTGTGGGACGGCCCGTTGAGCAGGTAGCCGTTCACGCTTTCAGCCGTGGTCTCGGTGATCTGCCAGTGCACGGTGACGAACTTGGCGTTCGTCCAGGGGCCGAACCACAGGGCCGGCGTGACGCACAGGGCGCCGAGGCATGCGATTGCGCTCAGCGCCCGGAGGTATGCCGGGTGCGCACGCCAGAGGGCGTGCCTGGCGAACAGGAAGGCGCTGAGGAGGGTGAGCTCGGGGATGATGACGATGAGCTCGCGGGGATGGAAGAGCACCAGCGCCACTGCGGACAGGACGAGCAGGACGGTCCCGTGCCACCGTCGACCGAGGGACTGTTCGGTCGGAAGCTGCAGCATGCCGAGGACTCCGGCGAAGAGCAGGGGCGCGAACGCCAGGGCCCCGGCGGTGGGCCACAGCACACCCCAGCCGAGCGGGTCCCAGGGAAAGCCCCAGAAGGCCTGGGTGAGTGCGGCGGCCGCCAGGGTGGTCACCCGCTGCGTCGCAAACACCTGGCGCACCAGCACGAGGATCGCGCTGGGCCACAGCGCCCCGGCGATCAGGGTGGCAGCGATGTTCGAGGCCGCCACGGCGTGCACGCCGGTCGCCTGCATGAGGAACACGGCCACGGCAGCGAAGCCCGTCGGGTAACCGGCGACGGCGACGGGCACCCCGGTGAAGGTGGCAAAGCTCTGCGGGGCGACGCGCTCGTTGACGAAGGCCGCCTCGATCCCGTTCACGTGGAACATCGCGTCGATCGTCTGGGAGACGACGCCGAGGTCCCCATGACATGCCCACATGACGGTCACGGTCGACAGCACCATGGTGAGCAGCAGAGCACCGATCTCGAGCACCGGGGGCTCGCGACGCCAAGCCCCAAGGGCGGACGCCACGCCGGGCCGCCGGGCCGATGGCACTCCGGATCGTGAACGGCCGGGGGCTCGTGAGCCTCGCGACGCGCGGACCGTACGCACGACGATGCCTGCGACCCCCGCGGCGACAAAGGACCCGCAGATCGGCAGGAGTCGCCAGGGGATGACCGCAGCCGCAGCAGCGAGAAGACCGAAGCTGATGGGCATCGCCGCAAGCACGGCGTTTCGTGGCCGTAGGCCCCAGCAGGCGGCCACGAGCACACCGAGCACGGTGAGGATCAGCCAGGCGACGACTGTGACGCTCACTCCTGCAAGCACCGTCATAGTTCGCGAGCCTCTGTGGGGCGCTCCACCTCGAGAACGGGAGCGGGGATTGCGTGCATCCTAGGGTCGCGCCGACGCTGCTGACCTCGTCGACACGCCACACGAAGGAGGGTAGCCGCGTGGCCTGGAGGTCGGTGTGGGGGCTGGGCCCGCGACCGAGACCACAACCCGAACCGTGCACGGTCAGAGGACGACCTGGGCGCCCATCACGACGGTGCGGTGCTCGGGCAGGCTGAAGTACTGGCTCGGGTTGGCTGCGTTGTGGGCCAGTCCGATGAACAGCCGTTTGCGCCAGGTGGGCATCCCCGCCACGGTCCCGCGCAACACGCTGATCCGGGACAGGAAGTAGAAGGCCTCGTCGAGGTCGACCTCGAGTCCCTGATCCTGCGCGATGCGCAGGGCTGCGGGCACGTCCTGGTCGTCCTGGAAGCCAAAGCTCAACCGCACCCGGCTGATGGCGCCCAGGGGGCTGGTCAGCGGCTCGACGGTGCAGCGCTCGCCCTCAGGGACGTGCGGCACGTTCTCCGACTGGGTCGAGACGATGACGACCCGGGCGTGGATCACGTGGTTGGCCGCCACGTTCTCACGCAGCGCGAGCGGCGTCGTCTGGTCCGGCGGGTGCACGAAGATGGCCGTGCCCGGCACCACGCTCACCTCGCTCCCGTCGAGGGCTGCGATGAAGTCGGTGAGCTGACCCTCGAGGTTGGTGCGTCGCTCCGTGACCAGGATGCGGCCGCGCTGCCAGGTGAGCATGAGCGTGCCGATGGTGGCGGCGATGAGCAGGGGCAACCAGCCGCCGTGCGTCACCTTCGTGAGGTTGGCGGCGAAGTAGATGAGCTCGAGCAGGCCGAGCGGCAGCCCGACGGCGACCAGCTTGGCGCGCGACCACTCCCAGGCGGACTCGGCGTAGATGAGGAACAGCGTGGTGGTGAGCAGGAAGGTGCCGGTGACGGCAAGCCCGTATGCCGTGGCGAGCTTGCCAGAGGACTGGAAGAGGACCAGCAGGAGGAGCACGCCGGCATACAGCGACCAGTTGACGGCGGGCACGTAGATCTGGCCGCCCTCCTGCTGGGAGGTGTGGCGCACCGTCAGCCTCGGCAGGTAGCCGAGCCGCTCGGCCTGCCTCGAGACCGAGAAGGCACCCGAGATGACGGCCTGGGAGGCGATGACGGTGGCCGCGGTCGCGAGCACGACCAGCGGCAGCTGCATCCAGCTGGGAGCAAGGAGGAAGAACGGGTTGGCGATCGAGGCCGGCTTCTCGAGGATGAGCGCACCCTGCCCCAGGTAGTTGAGGGTCAGGGCGGGGAACACGAGCCCGAACCACGCACGGCGGATCGGCGCCCGGCCGAAGTGGCCCATGTCGGCATACAACGCCTCGGCACCGGTGATCGCGAGGACGATCGCGCCCATCGCCACGAACGCGATGAAGGGGTGGTCGACGACGAACAGCACTGCGTAGCTCGGCGACAGGCTGCGCAGGATCGCGGGATCGTGAGCGATCTGCACCACCCCGGTCACCGCTAGGACGCCGAACCACAGGACCATGATCGGGCCGAAGAAGCGGCCCACGATGTGGGTTCCGTAGCGCTGCACGACGAACAGGACGGTGATGATGGCCGCCCCGAGGGGTACCTCCAGGTGCGACAGGCCGGGCGCGGGCACCGCGAGGCCCTCGATCGCCGACATGACCGAGATGGCCGGCGTAATGACGCTGTCGCCGTAGAACAGCGAGGCACCGATGACCCCCAGGATCATCACCAGGGCGAACCGCTTGCCTTCCGGACGCACCGTCCGCCGGGCCAGCGCGGCGAGTGCCATGACCCCGCCCTCGCCATCGTTGTCGGCGCGCAGGATGAACACGACGTACTTGGCCGAGACGACGACCAGGATGGACCAGAAGACGAGCGAGATGACGCCGTAGACGTCGCTCGGCGTCGACTTGACGATCCCGCCGTCGATCGCGAAGACGGTCTGGATCGCGTACAGCGGGCTGGTGCCGATATCACCGAAGACGACCCCGAGAGCGCCGAGCGCCAACACCATCCAGCCCTGGCGATGATCCCGATCAGTAGACACAGGGTCACACCCTATCGGCGTCGAGAATGCGAAATCCCCCGACCGGTCGGTCGGGGGACTCGCTTGGGACCCAAGTCCCGGATGCTGTCTGGGTCAGATGCCCTTGACCTTCTCCGCCTGAGGACCCTTCGGGCCCTGCGTGACGTCGAACTCGACCTTCTGGCCTTCCTGCAGCTCGCGGTAGCCGCCGCCGCTCTCGATGGCCGAGTAGTGCACGAAGACGTCAGC includes these proteins:
- a CDS encoding potassium transporter Kup, with protein sequence MSTDRDHRQGWMVLALGALGVVFGDIGTSPLYAIQTVFAIDGGIVKSTPSDVYGVISLVFWSILVVVSAKYVVFILRADNDGEGGVMALAALARRTVRPEGKRFALVMILGVIGASLFYGDSVITPAISVMSAIEGLAVPAPGLSHLEVPLGAAIITVLFVVQRYGTHIVGRFFGPIMVLWFGVLAVTGVVQIAHDPAILRSLSPSYAVLFVVDHPFIAFVAMGAIVLAITGAEALYADMGHFGRAPIRRAWFGLVFPALTLNYLGQGALILEKPASIANPFFLLAPSWMQLPLVVLATAATVIASQAVISGAFSVSRQAERLGYLPRLTVRHTSQQEGGQIYVPAVNWSLYAGVLLLLVLFQSSGKLATAYGLAVTGTFLLTTTLFLIYAESAWEWSRAKLVAVGLPLGLLELIYFAANLTKVTHGGWLPLLIAATIGTLMLTWQRGRILVTERRTNLEGQLTDFIAALDGSEVSVVPGTAIFVHPPDQTTPLALRENVAANHVIHARVVIVSTQSENVPHVPEGERCTVEPLTSPLGAISRVRLSFGFQDDQDVPAALRIAQDQGLEVDLDEAFYFLSRISVLRGTVAGMPTWRKRLFIGLAHNAANPSQYFSLPEHRTVVMGAQVVL
- a CDS encoding DUF6541 family protein, with product MSVTVVAWLILTVLGVLVAACWGLRPRNAVLAAMPISFGLLAAAAAVIPWRLLPICGSFVAAGVAGIVVRTVRASRGSRAPGRSRSGVPSARRPGVASALGAWRREPPVLEIGALLLTMVLSTVTVMWACHGDLGVVSQTIDAMFHVNGIEAAFVNERVAPQSFATFTGVPVAVAGYPTGFAAVAVFLMQATGVHAVAASNIAATLIAGALWPSAILVLVRQVFATQRVTTLAAAALTQAFWGFPWDPLGWGVLWPTAGALAFAPLLFAGVLGMLQLPTEQSLGRRWHGTVLLVLSAVALVLFHPRELIVIIPELTLLSAFLFARHALWRAHPAYLRALSAIACLGALCVTPALWFGPWTNAKFVTVHWQITETTAESVNGYLLNGPSHTTPGLVVAALVLVGLAMSCRRWRTLWIPLVYLVAVAIDVVTATSRNPDLRQITRLWYGDRNRTAGVVPIAGVLLGVMGATLVWSIVAHHLERMFGGGRHVDRVARRTRRDVVLAACAAIVAVFVINLPAHVSYLERTLAGGSTNPAYSLVSPDQVKLYEHLPEVVAPDEYILNDPRDGSALLYAYSGRKPVYMTSVYLTGTPNAAYLSAHLVFDRNHTRICAVVKKAHIGWILNVRPVSLNPPVGRRSATGMLIPPGFWLTTPVASAGSTKLYKITGCH
- a CDS encoding cold-shock protein — its product is MATGTVKWFNSEKGFGFIEQDGGGADVFVHYSAIESGGGYRELQEGQKVEFDVTQGPKGPQAEKVKGI